One Streptomyces sp. CG4 genomic window, GAGAGACCGCACCCCACGTCCAAGGGTGCGGCCTCCGCTGTCTGAAACGACGCTTGTCAGACCAGCGTCACGCTGATGTTTCCACGCGTCGCCTTCGAGTACGGGCACACCTGGTGCGCCTTCTCGATCAGACCCCGAGCGACCTCGGCGGATACGTTCGGAATGCTCGCCGAGATCTCCACGATGATCCCGAACCCGTCGTCGTTCTTGCCGATACCGACCTTCGCGGTGACGGTGGAGCCGGAGACGTCGGCCCCCTCCTGCCGGGCGACGACTCCGAGCGCCCCCTGGAAGCAGGCGGAGTACCCCGCGGCGAACAGCTGCTCCGGGTTGGTCCCGGCCCCGCTGCCGCCCATCTCCTTCGGCGGGTTGACGACGACGTCGAGTTTGCCGTCATCCGTGGCGACCCGGCCGGCACGGCCGTTCTCGGCGGTGGCGACGGCGGTGTACAGGACATCGGACTGCGTGATGGGCATGCGGTTTCTTCCTCCTCGGTCCGCCGCGACTCGCGCCCACGATCGACGACGGAATTCGGAAAGAAGTTACCGCATGCCGGAAAGGGCGGGGAAGGCCGGCCGGGGCCTCAGAGCTTGACGATCATCTTCCCGATGTTGTCGCCGCGCAGGACCCCGAGGAACGCCTCCAGGTTGTTCTCGATGCCCTCGACGACGGTCTCGCGGTACTTCAGCTCGCCCGAGGCGACCCACGGCGCGACCTTCTGGACGAACTCCGGCTGCAGGTCGTAGTGGTCGCCGACCAGGAAGCCCTCGATACGGCCCCGGGTCGCGATGAGCCGGGCGAGGTTCCTCGGTCCCGGCGCGGGCTCGGTGTCGTTGTAGACCGAGATCATGCCGCAGACGGCGATGCGGCCGCCCTGGTTGAGGGAGCCGATGGCCGCCTCCAGGTGGTCCCCGCCGACGTTGTCGAAGTAGACGTCGATGCCGTCGGGGGCGGCCGCGCGCAGCTGCTCGCTCACCGGGCCGTTCTTGTAGTTGAACGCGGCGTCGAAGCCGTACTCCTCGACCAGCAGCTTGACCTTCTCGTCGGAGCCGGCCGAGCCGATGACCCGCGAGGCGCCCAGGAGCTTGGCGAGCTGGCCGACCTCGCTGCCCACGGCACCCGCGGCGCCGGAGACGAACACGATGTCGCCCTCCTTGAAGGAGGCGGTGCGCAGCAGGCCGGCGTAGGCGGTCAGGCCGGTCATGCCGAGGACGCCGAGGTACGCCGACAGCGGCACGTCCTGCATCTCGACCTTCACGGCCGGTACGGACGTCGGGCCCACCTTGACGGCGTTCTTCGCGTCCACGGCCGCGTACTCGCGCCAGCCGAAGAAGTGCAGGATGTGGTCGCCGACCTCGATGCCCTCGGCGTGGGACTCGATCACCTCGCCGACCGCGCCGCCCTGCATGACCTTGCCCAGTTCGAAGGGGGCGGCGTACGACTTCGCGGCGCTCATCCGGCCGCGCATGTACGGGTCGACGGAGAGGTACTTGTTCCGTACCAGCACCTGGCCCTCGCCCGGGGTCGGGACTGGGGTCTCGACGAGGGCGAAGTCCTCGGGCTTGGGCCAGCCGACGGGACGGCTGAGCAGGTGCCACTCGCGGTTGATCATGGCAGCGCCTTTCCTGTTGCTTCGGATTGCTTCGGATCGCTTCTTGCTTCGGATCGCTTCAGAACCTGATTACTTCAGAACCTGAAACAACCATGCGCTTCAATATTTCATGATGTCAAGTAAGCGGGTATCCTGGCGGGTATGGCCACACCACCGAAGACCCACCGCCCCGACGCCCTCACCATGGAGGTCGTCGAACTCATCGGAGACGTCGTGGCCCGCTTCTACGCGGACTACGAGGAGGCGGCGGGCCAGCACGCGCTCACCGGACCGCAGGCCCGGCTGCTCAGCCTGCTCTCGGTGGAGCCGCTGCCCATGCGGAAGCTCGCGCAGAAGCTGAAGTGCGAGCCGTCGAACGTCACGGGGATAGTGGACCGCCTGGAGTCCCGGGGGCTGGTCGAGCGGCGCCCCGACCCGGCGGACCGCCGGGTGAAGGTGGCCGCCGCCACCGAGGAGGGCCTGAGCGTCGCCCGTGACCTGCGCGAAGGCCTCCATTTCGCCCGCGAACCCCTCGCCGGGCTGTCGGCGGAGGAGCGCGGCTCCCTGCGTGATCTGCTGCGCCGCATGCTGGCCGGCTGAGGGTCGGTAAAGTTTTCCCCATGCGCGATCTTGGGGTGGGATTCCGTTGTCTGCTGGAGGGCCAGCGCTGGATGGCCCGGCACGGCCGGCAGTACGGCTTCGGGCTGCTGCCCGGACTGATCACCCTCGTCCTCTACGCGGCGGCGCTGGTCTCGCTCGCCGTGTGGGGCGAGGACGCGGTCACCTGGGCGACGCCGTTCGCCGACAGCTGGTCCAGCCCCTGGCAGGGCCTGTTCCGCGGGTTCCTCACGGCCGTCCTGTTCGCCCTGGGCCTGCTGCTGTCCGTGCTGACCTTCACGGCGGTCACGCTGCTGGTCGGCCAGCCCTTCTACGAGAACCTGTCGGAGAAGGTCGACGCCGACGTCTCGCCGGACGGCACCGCCCCGCAGTCCTCGTCGCCGCTCTGGCGCGAGCTG contains:
- a CDS encoding organic hydroperoxide resistance protein gives rise to the protein MPITQSDVLYTAVATAENGRAGRVATDDGKLDVVVNPPKEMGGSGAGTNPEQLFAAGYSACFQGALGVVARQEGADVSGSTVTAKVGIGKNDDGFGIIVEISASIPNVSAEVARGLIEKAHQVCPYSKATRGNISVTLV
- a CDS encoding NADP-dependent oxidoreductase; translated protein: MINREWHLLSRPVGWPKPEDFALVETPVPTPGEGQVLVRNKYLSVDPYMRGRMSAAKSYAAPFELGKVMQGGAVGEVIESHAEGIEVGDHILHFFGWREYAAVDAKNAVKVGPTSVPAVKVEMQDVPLSAYLGVLGMTGLTAYAGLLRTASFKEGDIVFVSGAAGAVGSEVGQLAKLLGASRVIGSAGSDEKVKLLVEEYGFDAAFNYKNGPVSEQLRAAAPDGIDVYFDNVGGDHLEAAIGSLNQGGRIAVCGMISVYNDTEPAPGPRNLARLIATRGRIEGFLVGDHYDLQPEFVQKVAPWVASGELKYRETVVEGIENNLEAFLGVLRGDNIGKMIVKL
- a CDS encoding MarR family transcriptional regulator is translated as MATPPKTHRPDALTMEVVELIGDVVARFYADYEEAAGQHALTGPQARLLSLLSVEPLPMRKLAQKLKCEPSNVTGIVDRLESRGLVERRPDPADRRVKVAAATEEGLSVARDLREGLHFAREPLAGLSAEERGSLRDLLRRMLAG
- a CDS encoding EI24 domain-containing protein; this encodes MRDLGVGFRCLLEGQRWMARHGRQYGFGLLPGLITLVLYAAALVSLAVWGEDAVTWATPFADSWSSPWQGLFRGFLTAVLFALGLLLSVLTFTAVTLLVGQPFYENLSEKVDADVSPDGTAPQSSSPLWRELWISARDSLRVLVRATLWGVLLFALGFLPFVGQTFVPVLGFFVTGFFLAEELTAVALQRRGVALRPRLTLLRSRKPLIWGFGTPLALAFLIPFVAVFLMPGAVAGATLLTRELLGEGAGDDSAPDLACTAPE